In one window of Tenacibaculum mesophilum DNA:
- a CDS encoding ABC-F family ATP-binding cassette domain-containing protein: MNYLSVENIAKSYGEKVLFEDISFGINKDQKIAFVAKNGSGKTSILNIIAGKDTPDEGQVISRKGINIAYLAQDDDLNLDLTIEETIFSTENTILPIIQQYEKALQNPDDAEAYQKAFELMEQHNAWDFETQYKQILFKLKLDDLSQKVGNLSGGQKKRLSLAIILINKPDLLILDEPTNHLDLEMIEWLEAFFAKEKITLFMVTHDRYFLERVCNEIIELDNGKLYKYKGNYSYYLQNKEERMALEATNLSKAKSLFKKELDWMRRQPKARTTKSKSRIDDFFEIKKKAHQRRKEHEVQLEINMERLGSKIVELHKLKKNFGDKVILDGFDYVFKRGERIGIIGKNGTGKSSFLNMLTGKIPVDGGKVIVGETVKFGYYTQKGIQIKEGQKVIEVIKEFGEEIPLTKGRRISAAQLLERFLFDRKKQHDFVEKLSGGEQKRLYLCAVLIQNPNFLILDEPTNDLDVVTLNVLESFLLDYPGNLMVVSHDRYFMDKIVDGLFVFKGNGEVENFPGNYSDYRAYESSLPSEPKEEKKVAEKQEKTPQKGKLSYNEKREFGQLEVDIEKLQKKKAKLESQFTNGEIAMDDINEKSLELQEVIDSLEEKEERWFELSMKLEGE; the protein is encoded by the coding sequence ATGAATTACCTATCAGTAGAAAACATAGCAAAATCGTATGGTGAAAAGGTCTTATTTGAAGATATTTCTTTCGGAATTAATAAAGATCAAAAAATAGCCTTTGTTGCTAAAAATGGTAGCGGAAAAACCTCTATTTTAAATATTATTGCTGGAAAGGATACACCAGATGAAGGACAAGTTATAAGTAGGAAAGGAATTAATATTGCTTATTTGGCGCAAGATGATGACTTGAATCTAGATTTAACCATTGAAGAAACGATTTTTTCTACAGAAAACACTATTCTTCCAATTATTCAGCAATACGAAAAAGCATTGCAAAATCCTGATGATGCAGAAGCATATCAAAAGGCATTTGAATTGATGGAGCAACACAATGCATGGGATTTCGAAACACAATACAAACAAATTTTATTCAAGTTAAAACTTGATGATTTATCACAAAAAGTAGGAAATCTTTCTGGAGGACAAAAGAAGCGATTGTCGTTAGCTATTATTCTAATTAATAAACCAGATTTATTAATACTAGATGAGCCAACTAACCATTTAGATTTAGAAATGATTGAATGGTTAGAAGCCTTTTTTGCGAAAGAAAAAATTACGTTGTTTATGGTTACGCACGACCGTTATTTTTTAGAGCGTGTGTGTAATGAGATTATTGAATTAGACAACGGAAAACTATATAAATACAAAGGAAACTATTCCTACTATCTTCAAAATAAAGAAGAACGAATGGCTTTAGAAGCCACAAATTTAAGTAAAGCTAAAAGCTTATTTAAAAAAGAGTTGGATTGGATGCGTCGTCAACCAAAAGCCCGTACAACCAAATCTAAATCACGTATTGACGACTTTTTTGAAATAAAAAAGAAAGCACATCAACGTAGAAAAGAACACGAAGTTCAGTTAGAAATTAACATGGAGCGTTTAGGAAGCAAAATTGTAGAGCTTCATAAATTAAAAAAGAACTTTGGAGATAAAGTTATTTTAGATGGATTTGATTACGTTTTTAAAAGAGGAGAACGTATAGGAATTATTGGGAAAAACGGAACAGGAAAATCTTCTTTCTTAAATATGTTAACAGGTAAAATTCCTGTTGATGGTGGAAAAGTAATTGTAGGTGAAACGGTAAAGTTTGGGTACTACACTCAAAAAGGAATCCAAATAAAAGAAGGGCAAAAAGTAATAGAAGTCATCAAAGAATTTGGAGAAGAAATTCCGTTAACTAAAGGAAGAAGAATTTCTGCAGCTCAATTATTAGAACGTTTTTTATTCGACCGAAAAAAACAACACGATTTTGTTGAAAAGTTAAGTGGAGGAGAGCAAAAGCGTTTGTATTTATGTGCGGTGTTAATTCAAAACCCTAACTTTTTAATTCTTGATGAGCCTACCAACGATTTAGATGTAGTAACGTTAAATGTGTTAGAAAGCTTCTTATTGGATTATCCCGGAAACTTAATGGTAGTATCGCACGACCGTTATTTTATGGATAAGATAGTTGACGGTTTATTTGTTTTTAAAGGAAATGGAGAAGTAGAGAATTTTCCAGGAAATTACTCAGATTACAGAGCATATGAAAGCTCTTTACCATCAGAACCTAAAGAAGAAAAGAAAGTAGCTGAAAAGCAAGAAAAAACACCACAGAAAGGGAAGTTAAGTTATAACGAAAAACGAGAGTTTGGTCAATTAGAAGTAGATATTGAAAAGTTGCAAAAAAAGAAAGCAAAATTAGAATCGCAATTTACCAACGGAGAAATAGCGATGGACGATATCAATGAAAAATCACTCGAATTACAAGAAGTTATAGATAGTTTAGAGGAAAAAGAAGAACGTTGGTTTGAGCTTTCCATGAAACTGGAAGGAGAATAG
- a CDS encoding GEVED domain-containing protein, translated as MNKKFKFLVGGLSVAAVSIIGSDYLKKQDVADKLAEQRKVHCTFLKESPLNESLKWGKKERKLRGLPPNRYFDQMQLLTMNPATGKMEDGSLAGLREDLLKKRAQQKNPGDNGNSWTERGPNNVGGRTRVVLFDPNDATNNTVYAGGVSGGLWKNTDISNANSQWTRVQNVPGNLSVTSITVDPRNSNRWYVGTGEQYTAGDVVGNGVYVTTDGGTTWNAVNIPAAGEAIINHNASNVFLSGIHYVNDVLAWDNGASTELFVAVGAHVYGDSSSPRNWLGLQSAGLYRSTDNGATWNRIESANMKYTFGGKDYYYIANDLEVSANNTLWMGTIGSALGQGGGRVFSSTNGGTWTEAAASPLTESNRVEIEPSATDANKIYALTQGTTSTAPVHIYKTTNAFSTASATSLPNDADTGIAANDFCRGQAFYDLVIEADPTNDNIVYVGGIDLFKTTNGGSSWSQLSHWYGGFGHQNVHADQHSMAFGNNDSSKILFGNDGGIYYSGNAGSTISVRNKGYNVTQFVKAGIGPDGAGDVNGIFSAGAQDNGTQAFRNAVAGINSSTELSDGDGFYTFVDKDGDYMIATYVNNVIYRFNLPWNGLGRRQGGATTLSSDQNTGDFVNPMGYDNDANRLLSNASTSSANSILSINVASNSKGNITNALLDASPTAFQASPFTNNAWFVGLANGKLLKLTNVTNSNATWSNINTPFVGSVSSVRFGATEDDIFVTMHNYGVTSVWATSDGGANWVSKEGNLPNIPVRDILQNPLDRTEAILATQLGVWSTLNFNDANPNWNQAYNGMSDVSVTSFDYWNVSGDHVTNKVIASTYGRGVFTGSFTSNAAADTEAPSAPTNLAASSITATSLTLNWTASTDNVGVTGYDVYQGATKIGSSTTTSYNVTGLTASTAYTFTVKAKDAAGNISVVSNTANATTTAATITYCTSKGNSVSDEYIGRVQLGSIDNSSGGGNGYSDHTGISTDLEKGKSNTITITPTWTGTKYDEGYGVWIDYNQDGDFSDAGETVWTKAKSKDTPVSTSFTVPSSAMDGTTRMRIVMKYNATPTACEASFSYGEVEDYTVNITAAVADTQAPTAPSSLASSSVAQTTLTLSWTASTDNVGVTGYDVYQGTTKLTTVTTTSYNVTGLTANTAYTFSVKATDAAGNISAASNTVNVTTLDNVVTYCASKGNRVTYEWIDYVSFGGMTNITAANGGYGDFTSKTATVTQGTTNQIIVSAGFSGSSYTEYFTVWIDYNRNGTFEASEQTSLGSSSTAANRSANISIPADALLGQTRMRVSMKYNGASTACETFADGEVEDYTVNIVNSSSSVAVSSTSDEFAEPLDKEAKSSLIAYPNPAVSNVTVKFGSNENVSYKITNTIGRVVLTGKTVNGTVNVSNLKTGIYLLEANDGKKSETIKLMKK; from the coding sequence ATGAACAAAAAGTTTAAATTTCTGGTTGGAGGGCTGTCTGTTGCAGCAGTTTCAATTATTGGTTCAGATTATCTTAAAAAGCAAGATGTTGCTGATAAACTGGCCGAACAACGTAAAGTACACTGTACTTTTTTAAAGGAAAGCCCTTTAAATGAATCGTTAAAATGGGGGAAAAAAGAAAGAAAACTTAGAGGGTTACCACCTAATAGGTATTTTGATCAAATGCAATTACTTACCATGAATCCAGCTACAGGAAAAATGGAAGATGGAAGTCTAGCAGGATTGAGAGAAGATCTGTTAAAAAAGAGAGCACAACAAAAAAATCCTGGAGACAATGGAAATTCTTGGACAGAAAGAGGTCCTAACAATGTAGGAGGACGTACAAGAGTTGTTTTATTTGATCCAAACGATGCTACAAACAATACCGTATATGCAGGTGGAGTAAGTGGAGGTTTATGGAAAAATACAGACATAAGTAATGCGAACTCACAATGGACAAGAGTACAAAATGTACCAGGAAATTTATCTGTAACCTCTATCACAGTAGATCCAAGAAACTCTAACAGATGGTATGTAGGTACAGGAGAACAATATACAGCAGGAGACGTAGTAGGAAATGGCGTTTATGTAACTACCGATGGAGGTACAACATGGAATGCAGTTAATATACCAGCAGCTGGAGAAGCAATTATTAATCATAATGCAAGTAATGTTTTCTTATCAGGAATTCATTATGTTAACGATGTATTAGCATGGGATAATGGAGCTTCAACAGAATTATTTGTTGCAGTAGGAGCACATGTGTATGGAGATTCTTCTAGTCCTAGAAATTGGTTAGGTTTACAGTCTGCAGGATTGTACCGATCTACAGATAATGGGGCTACATGGAACAGAATAGAATCTGCTAACATGAAGTATACCTTCGGTGGAAAAGATTACTATTACATAGCTAATGATTTAGAAGTAAGTGCAAATAATACACTATGGATGGGAACTATCGGTTCTGCTTTAGGTCAAGGCGGAGGTAGAGTGTTTAGCTCTACAAATGGAGGTACTTGGACAGAAGCAGCTGCATCTCCATTAACTGAATCTAATAGAGTAGAAATTGAACCTTCTGCTACCGATGCAAATAAAATTTACGCATTAACACAAGGTACAACAAGTACAGCGCCTGTTCATATTTATAAAACAACCAATGCTTTTTCAACAGCAAGTGCAACATCATTACCAAATGATGCTGATACTGGAATTGCAGCGAACGATTTTTGTCGTGGACAAGCATTTTATGATTTAGTAATTGAAGCAGATCCAACAAATGACAACATAGTATATGTTGGAGGTATTGATTTATTTAAAACGACAAACGGAGGTTCTTCTTGGTCTCAGTTATCACACTGGTATGGAGGTTTTGGTCACCAAAATGTTCACGCAGATCAACATTCAATGGCTTTTGGAAATAATGACTCTTCTAAAATATTATTCGGAAATGATGGAGGAATCTATTATTCAGGAAATGCAGGAAGTACAATTAGTGTAAGAAACAAAGGCTATAATGTAACTCAGTTTGTAAAAGCAGGAATTGGTCCTGATGGCGCAGGAGATGTTAATGGAATTTTTAGTGCGGGTGCTCAAGACAATGGAACACAAGCATTCAGAAATGCAGTAGCAGGAATTAATAGTTCAACTGAATTAAGTGATGGTGATGGATTCTATACTTTCGTTGATAAAGATGGAGACTATATGATTGCTACATATGTAAACAACGTAATATATAGGTTTAACTTACCTTGGAACGGATTAGGTAGACGACAAGGAGGAGCAACAACATTATCAAGCGATCAAAATACGGGAGACTTTGTAAACCCAATGGGGTATGATAATGATGCAAACCGTCTATTATCAAATGCATCAACAAGTTCTGCTAACTCAATTTTGAGTATTAATGTAGCATCAAATTCAAAAGGAAATATTACAAATGCATTATTAGATGCAAGTCCAACAGCTTTTCAAGCATCTCCTTTTACAAATAACGCATGGTTTGTGGGATTAGCGAATGGTAAACTATTAAAGTTAACAAATGTTACTAATTCTAATGCTACATGGTCAAATATCAATACACCTTTTGTTGGTTCGGTATCTTCAGTAAGATTCGGAGCCACTGAAGATGATATTTTCGTAACAATGCATAACTACGGGGTAACAAGTGTTTGGGCTACTTCTGATGGAGGTGCAAATTGGGTAAGCAAAGAAGGAAACCTACCAAATATTCCTGTAAGAGATATTTTACAGAACCCATTAGATAGAACAGAAGCTATTTTAGCAACACAATTAGGAGTTTGGTCTACATTAAACTTTAATGATGCAAACCCTAATTGGAATCAAGCGTATAATGGAATGAGTGATGTTAGTGTTACTTCATTTGATTATTGGAACGTAAGTGGAGATCATGTCACCAATAAAGTAATTGCATCTACCTACGGTAGAGGAGTGTTTACAGGTTCATTTACAAGTAATGCAGCTGCCGATACAGAAGCACCTTCTGCTCCAACTAATTTAGCTGCGAGTTCTATAACAGCAACAAGTTTAACATTAAATTGGACAGCATCAACAGATAACGTAGGTGTTACAGGGTATGATGTGTACCAAGGAGCAACTAAAATAGGAAGCTCAACAACAACTTCATATAATGTAACAGGTTTAACAGCAAGTACAGCATATACATTTACTGTAAAAGCAAAAGATGCTGCAGGAAATATTTCAGTAGTGAGTAATACAGCAAATGCTACTACTACAGCAGCAACAATTACGTATTGTACCTCTAAAGGAAATAGCGTTTCAGATGAGTATATTGGAAGAGTTCAGTTAGGAAGTATTGATAATTCTTCAGGAGGAGGAAATGGATACTCTGACCATACTGGAATTTCTACCGATTTAGAAAAAGGAAAATCAAACACCATTACGATCACACCAACCTGGACAGGAACAAAATACGACGAAGGGTATGGAGTTTGGATTGATTACAACCAAGATGGAGATTTTTCTGATGCCGGAGAAACGGTTTGGACAAAAGCTAAATCGAAAGATACTCCTGTAAGTACATCATTTACAGTGCCTAGTTCAGCGATGGATGGAACTACAAGAATGAGAATCGTTATGAAGTATAATGCAACACCAACAGCTTGTGAGGCATCATTCTCTTATGGTGAAGTAGAAGATTATACAGTAAATATTACAGCTGCTGTAGCAGATACTCAAGCACCAACCGCACCTAGTAGTTTAGCTTCATCAAGTGTAGCACAAACTACATTAACCTTATCATGGACAGCATCAACAGATAATGTAGGGGTAACAGGATATGATGTATATCAAGGAACAACTAAGTTAACAACTGTTACAACAACATCTTACAATGTAACAGGATTAACCGCTAATACAGCTTATACATTCTCTGTAAAAGCAACAGATGCAGCAGGGAATATTTCTGCAGCAAGCAATACAGTAAATGTTACTACATTAGATAATGTTGTTACTTATTGTGCTTCAAAAGGAAATAGAGTTACTTATGAATGGATAGATTATGTTTCTTTTGGAGGAATGACTAATATTACTGCTGCAAATGGAGGATATGGTGACTTTACTAGTAAAACAGCAACAGTTACTCAAGGAACAACCAATCAAATTATTGTAAGTGCAGGATTTAGTGGTTCTTCATATACTGAGTATTTTACCGTTTGGATTGACTACAACCGTAATGGAACTTTTGAGGCTAGTGAACAAACTTCTTTAGGTTCGTCTAGTACAGCAGCAAACAGGTCAGCTAATATCTCTATTCCAGCAGACGCGTTATTAGGACAAACAAGAATGCGTGTTTCTATGAAATATAACGGAGCATCAACAGCTTGTGAAACTTTTGCAGATGGAGAGGTAGAAGATTATACAGTGAATATTGTTAATTCATCGTCTTCAGTAGCAGTTTCAAGTACAAGTGATGAGTTTGCTGAGCCATTAGACAAGGAAGCAAAATCAAGCTTAATAGCATATCCAAACCCAGCTGTAAGTAATGTTACTGTAAAATTTGGAAGTAATGAAAATGTAAGTTATAAAATAACAAATACCATTGGTAGAGTTGTGTTAACTGGAAAAACAGTTAATGGTACTGTAAATGTTTCTAACTTAAAAACAGGAATATATTTATTAGAAGCAAATGATGGTAAAAAATCAGAAACCATTAAATTAATGAAGAAATAA
- a CDS encoding 3'-5' exonuclease, translating into MLNKINLQNILFLDIETVPEVELFADLSPEMKELYALKTQYQRKDEFTPEEFYHRAGIWAEFGKIICISVGYFVERKGENQLRVTSFYGDNEHKILVDFKNLLDTHFNHPNHLLCAHNGKEFDFPYIARRMIINQIELPNKLNLFGKKPWEVPHLDTMDLWKFGDYKHYTSLKLLTAILGIPSPKQDIDGSEVANVYYQEKNLSRIVEYCERDTVAVAQLLLRFLNKPLVEEIDIIKV; encoded by the coding sequence ATGCTGAATAAAATCAACTTACAAAACATCTTGTTTTTAGATATTGAAACCGTTCCTGAAGTAGAATTGTTTGCTGATTTATCTCCTGAAATGAAAGAGTTGTATGCTTTAAAAACACAATATCAACGTAAAGATGAATTTACTCCTGAAGAGTTTTACCATCGAGCTGGTATTTGGGCTGAGTTTGGGAAAATAATCTGTATTTCAGTCGGGTATTTTGTAGAACGTAAAGGTGAAAACCAACTTCGAGTTACCTCTTTTTATGGTGATAATGAACACAAAATTTTGGTTGATTTTAAAAATTTGTTAGACACACACTTTAATCACCCAAACCACCTTTTATGTGCACACAACGGTAAAGAATTTGACTTTCCGTATATCGCACGACGTATGATTATCAATCAAATTGAATTGCCTAATAAACTCAATTTATTTGGTAAAAAACCCTGGGAGGTTCCGCATTTAGATACGATGGATTTATGGAAATTTGGCGATTATAAGCACTACACTTCTTTAAAATTACTGACTGCTATTTTAGGAATTCCATCACCCAAGCAAGATATCGATGGAAGTGAAGTTGCTAATGTATATTACCAAGAAAAAAACCTATCGCGTATTGTTGAGTATTGTGAACGAGATACCGTAGCGGTAGCTCAACTTTTATTGCGGTTTTTAAATAAGCCTTTGGTGGAGGAAATTGATATTATAAAAGTGTAA
- a CDS encoding M4 family metallopeptidase has protein sequence MKHNYARTVFLSAFLFAGVYTINAQENRELKHLKFNKSSKLSLQKAPDLIRKKLKLFKNDGLQKIQSNRDDLGFTHEKFQQKFKGIKVEFATYTAHAKNGALMSMNGEFYDVGKVNISPKLSKDQAFRKALSHTGAENYLWEYPEAAKEMDNYEKPKGELLILPREVIGKKEARLAYKFDIFATKPLSRGYLYIDAHTGETLFYNAIIKHADKFGHVGELTKHAKKSKKVAEAITTTLASGTAQTRYSGTRTIETSLSGGNYILSDSGRKIHTRDAKNQAPGSTYPYVTNYDQFTDNDNNWTTAEHSANKDDAALDAHWGAIMTYEYFLQKHNRNSYDNSGAQIRSYVHVDTNYDNAFWNGSVMSYGDGSSNGQEGNGNFDALTSIDVAAHEIGHAVCTHTANLAYQRESGALNEAFSDIWGAAVEHFAKGNGNDSNPDLSVWLIGDEIDRRSGSAALRSMNDPKSQGQPDTYGGTYWKNPNCGTPTRFNDYCGVHTNSGVLNKWFYLLTVGGSGTNDASDTYNVIGIGMAKAAKIAYRTEANYLSANSTYADARTAAIQAATDLYGANSQEVISTTNAFYAVNVGEEFVQTCALAAPTNLNSSNIGDNGFTVTWTAVSGAASYDVTIGGNTTNVAGTTFNATGLLSGTEYIVSVAAKCTAGGTGTPATLNVTTTGTPPLNYCSSKGNSVADEYIERVQLGSIDNTSDGGGGYSDFTTISTDLSIGESNTITITPKWTGTVYSEGYGVWIDYNQDGDFSDAGETVWTKAASKDTPVSTSFTVPASATQGTTRMRIVLKYNATPTACEATFSYGEVEDYTVNITNATPDTEAPTAPSSVTASNIEETTATLSWTASTDNVGVASYEVFNGTTSAGTVSGTSMNLTGLTANTTYNFTVKAKDAAGNVSAASNTATFTTKDVSVVEYCTSQGNNSSYEWIDRVSMGGVDNTTGNDGGYKDYTNLTMNVAQGANRLYVSAGFNSSSYTEYWKAWIDYDKDGIFEDTEVVLSGSSSSAGDIYEDFTIPSNVSGTTRLRVSMKYNSAQTACETFTYGEVEDYTVNISSGSSVTTIAGFAANINGEAIGNEESLDLLTYPNPAADFVQVKLASKAEKIHYKLINTVGKVIKEGRLKSSNLDVSKLNTGMYILEINDGQKLLTTKLFKK, from the coding sequence ATGAAACACAATTATGCAAGAACTGTGTTTTTATCTGCTTTTCTATTCGCAGGAGTTTATACAATAAATGCCCAAGAAAATAGAGAGTTAAAACACCTTAAGTTCAACAAATCTTCAAAACTGTCTTTACAAAAGGCACCAGATTTAATTAGAAAAAAATTAAAGCTATTTAAAAATGATGGCTTACAAAAAATCCAATCAAATAGAGATGATTTAGGTTTTACACACGAGAAATTTCAACAAAAATTTAAAGGAATAAAAGTAGAATTTGCCACTTATACAGCCCACGCAAAAAATGGTGCTTTAATGAGCATGAATGGTGAGTTTTACGATGTTGGAAAGGTTAATATAAGCCCAAAATTATCCAAAGATCAAGCATTTCGAAAAGCTTTATCGCATACAGGTGCAGAGAATTATTTATGGGAATATCCTGAAGCAGCTAAAGAAATGGATAATTATGAGAAACCTAAAGGAGAGTTATTAATTCTTCCAAGAGAAGTTATAGGGAAAAAAGAAGCAAGGCTAGCTTATAAATTCGACATTTTTGCTACAAAACCGCTAAGCAGAGGGTATTTATACATAGATGCTCATACAGGAGAAACGTTATTTTATAACGCTATAATTAAGCATGCAGATAAATTTGGTCATGTAGGAGAGCTTACTAAGCATGCCAAAAAAAGTAAAAAAGTAGCAGAAGCTATTACTACCACATTAGCATCAGGTACTGCACAAACTCGTTACAGTGGAACTAGAACAATAGAAACATCACTAAGTGGAGGGAATTACATTTTGAGTGACTCCGGAAGGAAAATCCATACAAGAGATGCAAAAAACCAAGCTCCAGGTTCTACTTATCCCTATGTTACAAATTATGACCAGTTTACTGATAATGATAATAATTGGACTACAGCTGAACATAGTGCAAATAAAGATGATGCAGCCTTAGATGCTCATTGGGGAGCTATAATGACATATGAGTACTTTTTACAAAAACACAATAGAAATAGCTATGACAACAGTGGAGCTCAAATTAGAAGTTATGTACATGTTGATACTAACTATGATAATGCCTTTTGGAATGGTTCTGTAATGTCTTATGGAGACGGTTCTTCTAACGGACAAGAAGGAAATGGAAACTTTGATGCGTTAACTTCTATTGATGTAGCTGCTCATGAAATAGGCCACGCAGTTTGTACCCATACAGCAAACTTAGCCTACCAAAGAGAATCAGGAGCTTTAAATGAAGCTTTTTCAGATATTTGGGGAGCAGCAGTAGAACATTTTGCTAAAGGGAATGGAAATGATTCAAACCCAGACCTTTCTGTATGGTTAATTGGAGACGAAATAGACAGGCGTAGTGGTTCTGCTGCTTTACGTTCTATGAACGATCCAAAATCACAAGGGCAACCAGATACTTACGGAGGAACTTATTGGAAGAACCCAAACTGTGGAACACCTACAAGATTTAATGACTACTGTGGAGTTCATACAAACTCAGGAGTTTTAAATAAATGGTTTTATTTATTAACTGTTGGAGGATCAGGAACAAATGATGCGTCTGATACATACAATGTTATTGGAATTGGTATGGCAAAAGCTGCAAAAATAGCGTATCGTACCGAAGCTAATTACTTATCAGCCAATTCAACATATGCTGACGCAAGAACAGCAGCAATTCAAGCAGCTACCGATTTATACGGAGCAAACTCTCAAGAAGTAATTTCAACAACAAATGCTTTTTATGCAGTAAATGTAGGAGAAGAATTTGTACAAACTTGTGCTTTAGCAGCACCAACAAACTTAAATTCATCAAATATTGGTGATAATGGATTTACAGTAACTTGGACGGCAGTTTCAGGAGCAGCTTCTTACGATGTAACCATTGGAGGAAATACAACAAATGTAGCAGGAACAACATTTAATGCTACAGGGTTATTAAGCGGAACAGAATATATTGTATCTGTAGCTGCTAAATGTACAGCAGGTGGAACAGGAACACCAGCAACATTAAATGTAACGACAACAGGTACACCACCACTTAATTATTGTTCTTCAAAAGGAAATAGTGTTGCTGATGAATATATAGAAAGAGTTCAATTAGGAAGCATAGATAACACTTCTGACGGTGGTGGTGGGTACTCTGATTTCACTACAATTTCAACAGATTTATCTATTGGTGAATCTAATACAATAACTATCACTCCAAAATGGACAGGTACTGTTTACAGTGAAGGTTATGGAGTATGGATTGATTATAATCAAGATGGAGATTTTTCTGATGCTGGAGAAACTGTTTGGACAAAAGCAGCATCGAAAGATACTCCTGTAAGTACATCATTTACAGTGCCAGCTTCAGCAACTCAAGGAACTACTAGAATGAGAATTGTATTAAAATACAATGCTACACCAACAGCTTGTGAAGCAACATTCTCTTATGGTGAAGTAGAAGATTATACAGTTAATATTACAAATGCTACACCAGATACAGAAGCACCCACAGCACCTTCTTCAGTAACAGCATCTAATATTGAAGAAACAACAGCAACATTAAGTTGGACAGCATCAACAGATAATGTAGGAGTAGCTAGTTACGAAGTATTTAATGGAACTACAAGTGCAGGAACTGTTAGTGGTACATCAATGAATTTAACTGGGTTAACTGCAAATACTACATATAACTTTACAGTAAAAGCTAAAGATGCTGCAGGAAATGTTTCAGCAGCAAGTAATACAGCCACTTTTACAACCAAAGATGTATCTGTAGTAGAATATTGTACTTCTCAAGGAAACAATTCTTCTTACGAATGGATTGACAGAGTTTCTATGGGAGGAGTTGATAACACTACAGGAAATGATGGTGGTTATAAAGATTATACAAACTTAACTATGAATGTAGCCCAAGGAGCTAATCGATTATATGTGAGTGCTGGATTTAATAGCTCTTCTTATACCGAGTACTGGAAAGCATGGATTGACTACGATAAAGATGGTATTTTTGAAGATACAGAAGTTGTGTTAAGTGGTTCTTCATCAAGTGCAGGAGATATTTATGAAGACTTTACAATACCATCGAATGTTTCAGGAACTACAAGACTCAGAGTTTCTATGAAGTACAATAGTGCTCAAACGGCATGTGAAACATTTACTTACGGTGAGGTAGAAGATTATACTGTTAACATTTCTTCTGGCTCTTCAGTAACTACAATAGCTGGTTTTGCAGCAAATATTAATGGAGAAGCAATAGGAAATGAAGAAAGTTTAGACTTACTAACATATCCTAATCCAGCAGCAGATTTTGTACAAGTAAAACTAGCTTCAAAAGCAGAAAAAATACATTATAAACTTATAAATACTGTGGGTAAAGTAATAAAAGAAGGTCGTTTAAAATCTTCTAATCTAGACGTTTCAAAATTAAATACTGGAATGTACATTTTAGAAATAAATGACGGACAAAAACTACTCACAACAAAACTGTTTAAAAAGTAA